A genomic window from Chlorobium phaeobacteroides DSM 266 includes:
- a CDS encoding DUF4403 family protein encodes MKKPVIIIGIAVAILAAALALFIQNRINNQVNAPKAITEDIVIDVLPSAFNIPVSYDIEKLEELLNNKLSGKFLEKNIFLQETKKEQITLTLTKQSNIEISSNGKELLCRFPLHVDAKLIESRFGNFLTKQVSDFHTTIIITLSTPVDIDNKWRIVTHFRINKHRWINEPIVKLGPFRKNIKKELDQAIVESGHELTEMLDNEIFKQEILRPAIADVWLDLQDPIMIKKEHPQAWIRFFCNDIKGKIDLNRNNITCYTRVNAQMLMLTDTATAVIPKPLPDLKPLKEAEITPRSDINLYAYTSFDIINEQLNRLLKGKIFTSRGYTVSIKKLKAYASIKGLSVQVITDKDIKGDLVASGQLFYDVPHQKLIVQKFDFSLDTKNNFINTGEEILHDVIRDSIASKLTFDLDHLIGRVPTIINTALAKGKPGKVIHFTVDNFVINKCAIIMDNKNINFKINAGLDADLKIINIKSGKLIRIRDKRNRIIHRDAL; translated from the coding sequence ATGAAAAAACCGGTCATTATTATCGGAATTGCTGTTGCCATCTTAGCCGCAGCTCTGGCTTTATTTATTCAAAACAGGATAAATAATCAAGTCAATGCTCCGAAAGCAATAACAGAAGATATTGTGATTGATGTTTTGCCTTCTGCATTTAACATTCCTGTCAGTTATGATATCGAAAAACTTGAAGAATTATTAAATAATAAATTATCCGGCAAGTTTCTCGAAAAGAATATTTTTCTTCAGGAAACAAAAAAAGAACAAATTACTTTAACCCTTACAAAACAGAGCAATATTGAGATATCGTCAAACGGAAAAGAACTTCTTTGTCGATTTCCATTGCATGTTGATGCGAAACTTATTGAAAGCAGATTTGGAAACTTTTTGACAAAACAAGTTAGTGATTTTCATACAACGATTATTATCACTTTATCAACTCCGGTTGATATCGATAATAAATGGCGTATTGTCACTCACTTCAGAATTAACAAACACCGCTGGATCAATGAACCCATCGTAAAACTCGGACCATTCAGGAAAAACATAAAAAAAGAGTTGGATCAGGCAATAGTTGAAAGTGGTCATGAGTTAACGGAAATGCTTGATAATGAGATATTCAAACAGGAAATATTAAGACCGGCCATTGCAGATGTATGGCTTGATTTGCAAGATCCTATTATGATAAAAAAAGAACATCCTCAAGCATGGATCAGATTTTTCTGCAATGACATAAAAGGGAAAATCGACCTTAACCGCAACAACATCACCTGTTATACCAGGGTTAACGCGCAGATGCTGATGTTGACCGATACAGCAACAGCCGTTATCCCCAAGCCTTTACCGGATTTGAAACCACTTAAGGAAGCTGAAATAACGCCCCGTTCCGATATCAACTTATATGCCTATACCTCCTTTGACATCATCAACGAGCAGTTGAATCGTCTGTTGAAGGGAAAAATATTTACTTCGAGAGGATATACCGTCTCTATCAAAAAGTTAAAGGCATATGCGTCGATAAAGGGATTATCGGTACAGGTTATTACTGACAAAGATATAAAAGGAGATTTAGTTGCCAGCGGACAATTGTTTTATGATGTTCCCCACCAGAAACTTATAGTACAAAAATTTGATTTTTCACTGGATACTAAAAATAATTTTATCAACACTGGCGAAGAAATATTGCATGATGTGATCAGGGACTCTATTGCATCAAAGCTTACGTTTGATCTTGACCATTTGATTGGCAGGGTTCCAACTATTATTAACACTGCTCTTGCAAAAGGAAAACCGGGAAAAGTAATTCACTTTACTGTTGATAATTTCGTTATAAATAAATGCGCCATTATTATGGATAATAAAAATATAAATTTTAAAATAAATGCCGGTTTGGATGCCGATTTGAAAATTATAAATATAAAATCGGGAAAATTAATCCGTATAAGAGATAAGCGTAATCGTATTATCCATAGAGATGCGCTATAG
- a CDS encoding RNA recognition motif domain-containing protein has protein sequence MNIYIGNLAYTVSEDDLRDAFSQFGQVDSANIINDKFSGRSKGFGFIEMSNDSEAREAIESMNDQDLKGRTIKVNEAKPREERSERRDRY, from the coding sequence ATGAATATTTACATTGGCAATTTGGCTTACACGGTTTCCGAAGATGATCTCCGTGACGCCTTCTCCCAGTTCGGGCAGGTCGATAGCGCTAACATCATCAACGACAAATTTTCTGGCCGTTCCAAAGGATTCGGTTTCATTGAAATGTCTAATGACAGCGAAGCTCGCGAAGCTATCGAATCAATGAATGATCAGGATTTGAAAGGTCGCACCATCAAGGTGAACGAAGCCAAACCTCGCGAAGAAAGATCAGAGAGACGGGACCGCTATTAA
- a CDS encoding helix-turn-helix domain-containing protein, whose product MSKILDIAHDMAKDLVEVGAMDEVTMRTVESLCLPEKKVFLPQDIRRIRTTNHLSQPVFALISAFILHQAGLNRTDFFDL is encoded by the coding sequence ATGAGCAAGATTCTTGATATAGCCCATGACATGGCCAAAGACCTTGTTGAGGTCGGAGCAATGGATGAAGTAACGATGCGTACAGTAGAATCGCTTTGTTTGCCGGAAAAAAAGGTTTTTCTCCCGCAGGACATCCGTCGCATTCGGACAACAAACCATCTCAGCCAGCCTGTTTTTGCTTTGATTTCAGCTTTTATTTTGCATCAAGCTGGACTTAATCGAACAGACTTCTTCGATCTATAA
- a CDS encoding NAD(P)-dependent malic enzyme, translating into MDYSKKSLELHRKTRGKIEIKSKVSLKTKNDLSLAYTPGVAAVCMEIGRDRQLSYTLTNRASQVAIVSDGTAILGLGDLGPEAAMPVMEGKAIIFKEFADIDAIPLCINSTEVEDIVKFCKLIEPSFAGINLEDIAAPRCFEILERLERELSIPVFHDDQDGTAIITLAAIINACRLFDRKLNDLHVVINGAGAAGIAIAKLLIHAGLKEVVLVDTKGAIYSGRPEMNRIKQGIAEKTNRAKYQGDLKSSLIGADVFIGVSRGNILTEEMIKGMNDAPFIFAMANPEPEIMPDRAYKAGAAVVGTGRSDLPNQVNNALVFPGLFKGLLKSGITEVTPEIKMAVAFSIAHSIEPTRDSLMPTAFNKQVVTGIVDVLSGIQAKKATAE; encoded by the coding sequence ATGGATTATTCAAAAAAATCTCTTGAATTGCATCGTAAAACACGAGGCAAAATAGAAATCAAGTCAAAAGTAAGCCTGAAAACCAAAAACGACCTTTCGCTTGCCTATACTCCCGGAGTAGCCGCTGTCTGTATGGAAATAGGGCGTGACCGGCAGCTATCCTATACCCTGACCAATCGGGCAAGTCAGGTAGCGATTGTTTCCGACGGCACAGCTATTCTTGGCCTTGGTGATCTGGGTCCGGAAGCGGCAATGCCGGTAATGGAGGGAAAGGCGATCATCTTTAAGGAGTTTGCCGATATTGATGCTATTCCGCTCTGCATAAATTCTACCGAAGTTGAAGATATCGTAAAATTCTGCAAACTTATTGAGCCAAGTTTTGCGGGTATCAACCTCGAAGATATAGCTGCGCCAAGATGTTTTGAGATTCTCGAAAGGCTTGAACGTGAACTCTCAATACCGGTTTTTCATGACGATCAGGACGGAACGGCCATCATAACTCTGGCAGCCATCATCAATGCCTGCCGACTGTTCGATCGTAAGCTGAACGACCTGCATGTTGTCATCAATGGTGCCGGAGCGGCAGGTATTGCGATTGCAAAACTTCTGATTCATGCCGGACTTAAAGAGGTTGTTCTGGTAGATACCAAAGGTGCGATCTACTCCGGTCGACCGGAAATGAACAGAATAAAACAGGGAATTGCTGAAAAAACGAACCGGGCGAAATATCAAGGGGATCTGAAAAGTTCGTTGATCGGAGCAGATGTTTTTATCGGCGTCTCAAGGGGAAATATTCTGACTGAAGAGATGATTAAGGGGATGAACGACGCCCCTTTTATTTTTGCCATGGCTAATCCGGAACCGGAGATCATGCCCGATCGTGCTTATAAGGCCGGGGCTGCCGTTGTCGGTACCGGACGGTCGGATTTGCCCAACCAGGTTAATAATGCGTTGGTTTTCCCCGGGTTGTTTAAAGGATTGCTCAAATCCGGGATCACTGAAGTTACTCCTGAAATCAAAATGGCGGTAGCGTTTTCTATTGCCCACTCTATTGAACCAACACGTGACAGCCTCATGCCTACCGCTTTTAATAAACAAGTCGTAACAGGCATTGTGGATGTTCTGTCTGGCATTCAGGCAAAAAAAGCAACTGCTGAGTAA
- a CDS encoding DUF2442 domain-containing protein: MKHQFIRVLAVDILDGFSLRVHFDNGTVREINLEPILYGELYEPLRNHDFFRQVTVDEEVGTIVWPNGADFDPDLLYAWDEHIDAFAAQMHKVEQSQDR; the protein is encoded by the coding sequence ATGAAACATCAATTTATAAGGGTCTTAGCTGTCGATATTCTTGACGGCTTTTCATTGCGTGTACATTTCGATAACGGTACGGTAAGGGAAATCAATCTGGAACCCATTTTGTATGGTGAACTCTATGAACCGCTGCGCAATCATGATTTTTTCAGACAAGTCACCGTTGACGAGGAAGTTGGAACTATAGTATGGCCAAATGGAGCAGACTTTGACCCTGACTTGCTCTATGCATGGGACGAACACATCGACGCCTTTGCAGCCCAGATGCACAAAGTCGAACAGTCACAGGATCGGTAA
- a CDS encoding ImmA/IrrE family metallo-endopeptidase: MSKAFAIDFEWLERFTPDEAERFTFADIKITVGGVLITERALLRLVGDRLYSPDTDKFLPVTTVNTARQKFQRAFAQEFLCPSNALKDFIGEDFGEEKLDEAAHYFNVSTRVIETTLVNKGFIDRRSLFD; this comes from the coding sequence ATGAGTAAAGCATTTGCAATTGATTTTGAATGGCTTGAGCGCTTCACTCCTGATGAAGCAGAGCGCTTTACCTTTGCTGATATTAAAATAACCGTTGGTGGAGTGCTCATTACGGAACGTGCCCTTTTACGTCTGGTTGGTGATCGGCTCTATTCACCAGATACAGACAAGTTTCTGCCAGTTACCACCGTTAACACTGCCCGGCAGAAGTTTCAGCGAGCTTTCGCCCAAGAGTTTCTCTGTCCATCCAATGCCTTGAAAGATTTCATTGGTGAAGACTTCGGAGAAGAGAAGCTGGATGAAGCGGCACACTACTTCAACGTTTCAACAAGAGTGATAGAGACGACATTGGTGAACAAAGGCTTTATAGATCGAAGAAGTCTGTTCGATTAA
- a CDS encoding helix-turn-helix domain-containing protein, which translates to MSKAGSKLIKSANQALAYARSEISEGFIAHIPEDVDVKSIRLGLGLTQPEFSLRFGFDVRALQDWEQKRRQPERAARVLLTVIAHDPEAVSRALAH; encoded by the coding sequence ATGTCAAAAGCAGGAAGTAAACTCATCAAATCCGCGAATCAGGCCCTTGCCTATGCGCGTAGTGAAATCAGCGAAGGATTTATTGCTCATATCCCGGAAGATGTGGACGTCAAGTCCATCCGCCTTGGCTTGGGGTTAACACAACCGGAATTTTCTTTGCGGTTTGGCTTCGATGTTCGAGCGCTTCAAGATTGGGAACAGAAACGCCGACAGCCTGAAAGAGCAGCGCGGGTTCTTTTAACAGTCATTGCTCATGACCCTGAAGCTGTCAGTCGGGCTCTGGCTCATTAA
- the istB gene encoding IS21-like element helper ATPase IstB: MERTITTIQEHARELNLTGLAGTVDLLLEEARKSEPSYSDFALTLLESELSCRRKAHLERRRKIANLPLLHDLDHYDSGVQNGISQVQLQQLRQLLWLDQNFNLILIGPSGTGKSYLAGGLCHEALKLGYHALFRTMDDLIQTIRFKEITAAAAREYKRLLSAHLLVIDDIMMFPLEKSVAVGLFQLVNQLHEQTSFIITTNKSPKEWAEMLGDEVLATALLDRLLYKCEVIKLTGKSYRLEHRTTIFEQQQSPEGGGNRRKKQLPLQKGVGNHCKMT, translated from the coding sequence ATGGAAAGAACCATTACCACCATACAGGAACACGCCCGAGAACTTAATCTCACCGGGCTGGCAGGAACCGTCGATCTCCTGCTCGAAGAAGCGCGCAAAAGCGAACCATCCTACAGTGATTTTGCGCTGACCCTGCTTGAAAGTGAACTCTCCTGCCGACGGAAAGCTCATCTTGAACGGCGCCGGAAAATAGCAAACCTTCCGTTGCTCCATGATCTTGATCATTATGACTCGGGAGTGCAAAACGGGATCAGCCAAGTCCAGCTCCAGCAGTTACGGCAACTGCTCTGGCTCGACCAGAACTTCAACCTGATCCTTATCGGGCCAAGCGGAACCGGCAAGAGCTATCTTGCTGGCGGGCTCTGCCATGAAGCGCTGAAACTCGGTTATCACGCACTGTTCCGCACCATGGATGACCTCATCCAGACTATCAGGTTCAAAGAGATTACAGCGGCGGCAGCAAGAGAGTACAAACGATTGTTGAGTGCGCATCTGCTGGTTATCGACGACATCATGATGTTCCCGCTGGAAAAAAGTGTTGCCGTCGGGCTGTTCCAGCTTGTCAACCAACTGCATGAACAGACATCATTCATCATTACCACCAATAAAAGCCCGAAAGAGTGGGCAGAGATGCTTGGCGACGAGGTTCTTGCGACGGCTCTGCTTGATCGGCTGCTCTACAAGTGCGAAGTCATTAAACTGACCGGCAAGAGCTACCGGCTCGAACACCGGACAACCATCTTCGAACAACAACAATCGCCGGAAGGAGGGGGCAATCGTAGAAAAAAGCAACTACCACTTCAAAAAGGAGTAGGAAATCATTGCAAAATGACGTAA
- a CDS encoding SDR family oxidoreductase has protein sequence MDRTFKGTVLVVGATGRTGQWIVRRLEEHHIPCHLFVRSSEKAVELFGPEVEGHISTGSIENSEEIKSALEHADAIICAIGSSVTNPEEPPPSVIDRDGVIRLATLAKQKNIRKFILVSSLAVTKPDHPLNKYGNVLTMKLAGEDAVRELFAEKGYSYTILRPGGLLDGPPLLHALRFDTGDRLATGAIQRSDVAEVAVLSLFMEEAHNSTFELIQTDEINQTSLRHFFSQLPSGTVL, from the coding sequence ATGGATCGAACCTTTAAGGGAACCGTTCTGGTCGTTGGAGCAACAGGCAGAACGGGTCAATGGATTGTACGACGGCTTGAGGAACATCACATCCCTTGCCATCTCTTTGTTCGCTCGTCAGAAAAAGCGGTTGAACTGTTCGGGCCCGAGGTTGAAGGTCATATCTCGACAGGCTCGATTGAAAATTCCGAAGAGATCAAAAGTGCTCTTGAGCATGCTGATGCCATAATCTGCGCAATTGGCAGCTCCGTTACCAATCCGGAAGAGCCTCCCCCATCGGTTATTGACCGGGACGGCGTTATTCGCCTTGCCACGCTGGCGAAACAAAAAAACATCAGGAAATTTATTCTTGTCAGCTCCCTTGCTGTTACAAAACCTGATCATCCACTCAATAAATACGGCAACGTTCTTACCATGAAGTTGGCCGGTGAGGATGCTGTCCGTGAATTATTCGCCGAAAAGGGGTATTCCTATACCATTCTTCGTCCGGGAGGACTTCTTGACGGGCCTCCCCTTCTGCATGCACTGCGGTTTGATACCGGCGATCGACTGGCTACCGGAGCCATTCAGCGAAGCGATGTTGCTGAAGTTGCCGTTCTTTCGCTTTTTATGGAGGAAGCTCATAACAGCACCTTTGAACTTATTCAGACAGACGAAATAAATCAGACCTCGCTCAGGCACTTTTTCAGTCAGCTTCCTTCCGGTACGGTTTTATAA
- a CDS encoding DUF4160 domain-containing protein — MPELSRFFGILIRMYAELDVPHHTPHFHAYYQDSQAVFSIDPVTMMEGELPERQRRLVMAWAEIHQFELLTDWDLLQDGKAPVKIEPLR, encoded by the coding sequence ATGCCTGAACTCTCACGATTTTTCGGGATTTTGATAAGAATGTATGCTGAACTGGATGTTCCCCATCATACGCCTCATTTTCACGCCTATTATCAGGATTCACAAGCCGTTTTTTCTATTGACCCGGTTACCATGATGGAAGGCGAATTACCCGAAAGGCAGCGACGACTTGTGATGGCCTGGGCTGAAATTCATCAGTTTGAACTTTTGACCGATTGGGATTTGTTACAGGATGGCAAGGCCCCGGTAAAAATAGAACCGCTCCGTTAA
- the lipA gene encoding lipoyl synthase, with amino-acid sequence MSNVLARKPDWLKLRLSAHGEFAATRQLLEQRNLNTVCRSAMCPNLQECWSRGTATFLLLGNICTRTCRFCAVGTASIPPMPDSLEPENIAEAVEIMNLNHVVLTSVNRDDLADGGARHWQKTMQAVRQRNPKVTLECLIPDFQAQTEALDIVLAEAPEVLNHNIETVPSIYHIVRPEANYSSSLNIIRRAKEHFNLTTKSGLMVGMGETFDEVVQSLHDLVQHGCDMVTIGQYLQPSASHIPVNRYVTPEEFDRYKTVAESLGLRNVRSGPFVRSSYLAETLSPDH; translated from the coding sequence ATGAGCAACGTACTCGCAAGAAAACCTGACTGGCTGAAACTGAGACTTTCTGCTCATGGCGAGTTTGCTGCAACGCGGCAACTTCTTGAGCAACGGAATCTCAACACGGTTTGTCGTTCGGCTATGTGTCCGAATCTTCAGGAGTGCTGGTCAAGGGGTACGGCAACTTTTCTGCTTCTTGGTAACATCTGTACCCGAACCTGCCGGTTTTGTGCGGTTGGCACAGCATCCATTCCTCCGATGCCTGATTCTCTTGAACCGGAGAACATAGCCGAAGCAGTAGAAATAATGAATCTGAACCATGTGGTACTGACAAGCGTCAACCGTGACGATCTTGCTGATGGCGGTGCCCGACACTGGCAGAAAACCATGCAGGCTGTACGCCAGCGTAACCCCAAGGTGACGCTTGAGTGTCTTATACCTGATTTTCAGGCACAAACCGAGGCGCTTGATATCGTGCTTGCTGAGGCCCCTGAAGTTTTGAATCATAATATCGAAACGGTTCCCTCGATTTACCATATTGTTCGTCCAGAGGCAAACTACTCATCATCTCTGAACATAATTCGCCGGGCAAAAGAACATTTTAACCTTACAACCAAGTCAGGGTTGATGGTCGGGATGGGTGAAACTTTCGATGAGGTGGTTCAGTCGCTGCACGATCTTGTACAGCATGGTTGCGACATGGTAACCATCGGCCAGTATTTGCAGCCAAGCGCAAGTCACATCCCGGTCAACCGCTATGTGACACCTGAGGAATTTGACCGGTATAAAACTGTTGCAGAGTCACTTGGGCTCCGAAATGTGCGTTCAGGCCCCTTTGTCAGAAGTTCATACCTCGCAGAAACCCTTTCACCGGATCATTAA
- the istA gene encoding IS21 family transposase: protein MYNKVKEFAREGLSIRQISRKTGMDRVTVRKFLRMTDEEFSAFLALQKRRLRKLQPYEQFVKDRVTDYPDCSATQVEDWLKEHHPVFPEVTTRTIYSFVQWIRKAYDLPKPKGTPRAYHPVEQLPYGEQAQVDFGEYWMASADACKVKVHFMIMLLSRSRRKFVSFSQQPITTRFVLEAHEQAFSFFEGIPHTLVYDQDSTIVTDENRGAILYTEAFRKYLLHRSLKIHLCRKSDPESKGKIEAGVKYVKYNFLPGRRFVNLEVLNQEALLWLERTANAKEHATTRLIPDAEWQVEKQHLRPFEPLPYPISCTVGKEYHVRKDNTISYRGNFYSLPVGTYAGPGTLVVLEVRQNTLCLYAQEGRLLANHPIESGKGTVVINNNHRRDTSSKLRELQDSLMLLFTNQEHAERFLESIHNRYPRYSRDQFLHVRNAISGCQQKLIDDALAHCVDHHLFSSGEFHDILHHYRKQEEKQSHQAVFNTFRPKTLRSDMDRMLSFVPDSSGITTYENIFS from the coding sequence ATGTACAACAAAGTTAAGGAATTTGCCCGAGAAGGATTAAGCATCCGCCAAATCAGTCGAAAGACGGGCATGGACAGAGTGACGGTGCGCAAGTTCCTCCGCATGACCGATGAGGAATTCAGTGCGTTTCTTGCTCTGCAGAAGCGGCGCCTCCGAAAATTGCAGCCTTATGAACAGTTCGTCAAGGATAGGGTTACCGACTATCCTGACTGCAGTGCAACTCAAGTTGAAGACTGGCTGAAGGAGCATCACCCTGTTTTTCCGGAGGTAACGACTCGAACGATCTACTCTTTTGTCCAGTGGATCCGAAAAGCCTATGATCTTCCAAAACCGAAAGGAACCCCTCGTGCCTATCATCCGGTCGAGCAACTTCCTTACGGAGAGCAGGCGCAGGTTGATTTCGGTGAGTACTGGATGGCGAGTGCTGATGCCTGCAAAGTGAAGGTGCACTTCATGATCATGCTGCTCTCCCGAAGCCGCAGGAAGTTTGTCAGCTTCAGCCAGCAACCGATTACGACCCGTTTTGTGCTTGAGGCTCATGAACAGGCATTTTCTTTTTTTGAGGGCATACCGCACACACTGGTCTATGATCAGGATTCCACCATTGTTACCGATGAGAACCGGGGTGCTATCCTCTATACTGAGGCATTCAGGAAATACCTGTTGCACCGCAGTCTGAAGATCCATCTCTGTCGGAAAAGCGATCCGGAAAGCAAAGGAAAAATCGAGGCCGGCGTCAAATATGTGAAGTACAACTTCCTGCCGGGGCGACGCTTCGTCAATCTTGAAGTCCTGAACCAGGAAGCGTTGCTCTGGCTTGAACGAACAGCCAATGCCAAGGAACATGCCACAACGCGGCTGATACCTGATGCTGAATGGCAGGTGGAGAAACAGCATCTTCGTCCTTTTGAACCCTTACCCTATCCGATTTCCTGTACTGTCGGTAAAGAGTATCACGTTCGCAAAGACAACACGATCTCGTATCGAGGGAATTTCTATAGCCTGCCGGTCGGCACCTATGCAGGGCCGGGGACACTGGTTGTGCTGGAAGTCAGGCAGAACACCCTTTGTCTCTATGCTCAAGAGGGCAGGTTGCTGGCCAATCACCCGATTGAGAGCGGCAAAGGCACCGTGGTGATCAACAACAACCATCGCCGTGATACCTCCTCCAAACTGCGAGAGTTGCAGGATTCGCTCATGCTGCTTTTCACCAATCAGGAACACGCGGAACGGTTTCTTGAAAGCATCCACAACCGTTATCCCCGATACAGTCGAGACCAGTTCCTGCATGTACGCAATGCCATCAGCGGATGCCAGCAGAAGCTGATTGATGATGCCCTCGCACACTGTGTCGATCATCATCTCTTTTCGTCCGGTGAGTTCCATGATATCCTGCACCATTACCGGAAGCAGGAGGAAAAACAGAGTCATCAGGCGGTGTTCAACACCTTCCGCCCGAAAACACTCCGAAGTGATATGGACAGGATGCTCTCGTTCGTGCCGGACAGCAGTGGCATAACCACCTATGAAAACATTTTCAGTTAA